A stretch of Armatimonadota bacterium DNA encodes these proteins:
- a CDS encoding CapA family protein, whose amino-acid sequence MGTWPSLCRTFPLCTAALSLLLCCCLSGCGERPQAQAGALPGPAAVDLTPAAALSVEPAPEARRMLWMAAVGDIMLDRSVGKRIRANGPESILAKVRDQLRAPDLTFANLECPLSKTGPHDPVNCSFRADPATVKVLVDGGIDVVSLANNHTLNAGREGVLNTLDCLDESNIAYVGANRERERSWEPVIFRVGGLKVAFLAYTDLSFEHGSYCKIDENPEAVMEQVRRTDKRCDVLFVSVHWGEEYQSKRSDRQRKTALALIDAGADCILGHHPHTLQGIGIYKNRPILYSMGNFVFDQREGERMESALFELWWKEGGQWQVKATPIWIERSRLGPIYPEKERALKIARRLRDLSRDLGTPAEIAGSRVVVRIDPAIKARASGTQTVAANPDA is encoded by the coding sequence ATGGGTACGTGGCCCTCACTGTGCCGGACCTTCCCGCTCTGCACGGCCGCCCTGAGCCTGCTCCTGTGCTGCTGCCTTAGCGGGTGCGGGGAGAGACCCCAGGCCCAGGCCGGCGCATTGCCCGGGCCCGCCGCAGTTGATCTCACCCCTGCGGCTGCTCTCAGCGTCGAACCGGCGCCCGAGGCCCGCAGGATGCTTTGGATGGCGGCTGTCGGCGATATCATGCTGGACCGCAGCGTGGGCAAACGCATCCGCGCCAATGGCCCCGAGTCTATTCTCGCGAAGGTCCGCGACCAGTTGCGTGCACCGGACCTCACCTTCGCAAACCTGGAATGCCCGCTATCGAAAACCGGGCCACACGACCCAGTGAACTGTTCCTTCCGGGCCGATCCGGCCACGGTCAAAGTCCTCGTAGACGGCGGCATCGATGTGGTCTCACTCGCGAACAATCACACCCTCAACGCAGGGCGTGAGGGCGTGCTCAACACTCTCGACTGTCTGGATGAGAGCAATATCGCGTATGTAGGTGCAAACCGCGAGCGCGAGCGAAGCTGGGAGCCCGTGATATTTCGTGTGGGCGGCCTGAAGGTGGCCTTCCTGGCATACACTGATTTGAGTTTCGAGCATGGGTCCTACTGCAAGATTGACGAAAACCCGGAAGCAGTCATGGAGCAGGTGCGGCGCACCGACAAGCGCTGTGATGTTCTCTTCGTCTCCGTGCACTGGGGTGAGGAGTACCAGAGCAAGCGCAGTGATCGGCAGCGCAAGACCGCGCTGGCGCTCATCGATGCCGGGGCTGATTGCATCCTGGGGCACCACCCGCACACGCTTCAGGGCATCGGCATCTACAAGAATCGCCCGATACTGTACAGCATGGGCAATTTCGTGTTCGACCAGCGCGAGGGTGAGCGCATGGAAAGCGCGCTGTTCGAACTGTGGTGGAAAGAGGGTGGGCAGTGGCAGGTCAAGGCCACACCCATCTGGATTGAACGCTCCCGCCTGGGGCCGATTTACCCGGAGAAGGAGCGGGCGCTGAAGATCGCGCGTCGCCTGCGGGACCTCAGCAGGGATCTGGGCACCCCAGCTGAGATCGCCGGTTCCCGCGTGGTGGTGCGCATAGACCCAGCTATCAAGGCCCGGGCTTCCGGCACCCAGACGGTCGCTGCGAACCCTGACGCCTGA